Proteins encoded within one genomic window of Paramisgurnus dabryanus chromosome 13, PD_genome_1.1, whole genome shotgun sequence:
- the LOC135728128 gene encoding C-C chemokine receptor type 5-like, giving the protein MTENLTVTDYGDYYDQADSNVAQPHNNSNTKAFSEVFLPTFYSIVFIIGFIGNGLVVWVLIRYHHNFNMTDVCLLNLAISDLLFVVSLPFWAHSAMADWIFGKFMCHTVTGLYTLGLYGSIFFMVLMTVDRYLIIVHPHSIFSKNRSAKMGLVLAVIAWILSLFASLPNIIIAHQSKEMNNSTYCRSHYSSDAMKTFIYFKINVLSLFLPLIIMGYCYARIIPTLISIKSQKRHKIIRLILAVVAVYFLFWTPYNITILLLFMQTQGYMQSSEWDNNLKLTMQWVETIAFSHCCLNPIIYGFVGEKFRREVLKVVKEQFPMCFRQCSSFSQQLSERRTSAFSRSNEYSSTHM; this is encoded by the exons ATGACAGAGAATTTAACAGTGACCG ACTATGGTGATTACTATGATCAAGCAGATAGTAATGTTGCACAGCCACACAACAACAGCAACACGAAGGCCTTCAGTGAAGTTTTTCTTCCGACTTTCTACAGCATAGTCTTCATCATTGGCTTCATCGGGAATGGCCTGGTAGTGTGGGTCCTCATCAGATACCATCACAACTTCAATATGACAGATGTGTGCCTCTTAAACCTCGCCATCTCTGACCTGCTCTTTGTTGTGTCACTTCCCTTCTGGGCTCATTCAGCCATGGCTGACTGGATTTTTGGTAAATTCATGTGTCATACCGTAACGGGCCTTTACACGCTGGGTCTCTACGGCAGTATCTTCTTCATGGTGCTTATGACAGTGGATCGCTATCTCATCATCGTCCATCCCCACAGTATCTTTTCCAAGAACCGCTCTGCCAAAATGGGTTTGGTTCTGGCTGTGATCGCGTGGATCCTCAGCCTGTTTGCATCTCTcccaaatattataattgcCCATCAGTCCAAGGAGATGAATAATTCAACATATTGCAGATCACACTATTCAAGTGATGCCATGAAGacttttatttactttaagATAAACGTCTTGAGTCTGTTTCTCCCTCTGATTATAATGGGGTATTGTTACGCACGGATCATTCCAACTCTGATAAGCATAAAATCACAGAAACGACACAAAATCATCAGACTCATTCTGGCTGTGGTGGCTGTTTATTTCCTCTTTTGGACACCATACAACATTACCATATTACTTCTCTTTATGCAGACACAAGGCTACATGCAGTCTTCTGAATGGGATAACAATTTGAAACTGACTATGCAATGGGTGGAGACTATCGCCTTCAGTCACTGTTGCCTCAATCCCATCATCTACGGCTTTGTTGGAGAAAAGTTCAGGAGAGAAGTCCTAAAGGTGGTAAAGGAGCAGTTTCCCATGTGCTTCAGACAATGCTCATCTTTCTCACAACAGTTATCTGAACGCAGAACCTCTGCTTTCTCAAGATCAAATGAATATTCAAGTACACACATGTAG